In the genome of Neovison vison isolate M4711 chromosome 3, ASM_NN_V1, whole genome shotgun sequence, one region contains:
- the MARCHF7 gene encoding E3 ubiquitin-protein ligase MARCHF7 isoform X9, whose amino-acid sequence MDSKPSRIPRRISVQPPTSLSARMMSGSRGNNLNDTYHSRDSSFRLDSEYQSTSASASASPFQSTWYSESEITQGARSRSQNQQRDHDSKRPKLSCTNCTSTSVGRNIGHGLNAVSDSSWRHNQVPRSSSMVLGSFGTDLMRERRDLERRADSSISNLMDYSHRSGDFTASSYVQDRVPSSYSQGARPKDHSVSTLQLNTSSTNHQMPSEHQTIPCSRDSSRNSLRSNFSPRELESPQSSAQPGFSYISNRDETSTISSSDRVGSSQRSFQESSDNEGRRSTRRLLSRIASSMSSTFFSRRSSQDSLNTRSLSSENSYVSPRILTASQSRSNAASSSDVPDNRASEASQGFRFLRRRWGLSSLSQNHSSEPDSENFNQESEGRNTGPWLSSSLRNRCTPLFSRRRREGRDESSRIPTSDIPPRSHHMFRRESNEVVHLEAQSDPVGATASRSQASTASSNAGTGGSTSDSAHSGRNTGITGILPGSLFRFAVPPALGNNLTDNVMITVDIIPSGWSSSDGKSDKTKSAPSRDPERLQKIKESLLLEDSEEEEGDLCRICQMAAASSSNLLIEPCKCTGSLQYVHQECMKKWLQAKINSGSSLEAVTTCELCKEKLQLNLEDFDIHELHRAHANEQVSIFCLIWLSMSLSALVST is encoded by the exons ATGGATTCTAAACCGTCAAGGATTCCAAGAAGAATTTCAGTCCAACCCCCCACCTCTTTAAGTGCTAGGATGATGTCTGGAAGCAGAGGGAATAATTTAAATGATACCTATCACTCAAGAGACTCTTCATTTAGACTGGATTCTGAATATCAG tcTACGTCAGCATCAGCATCTGCATCACCATTTCAGTCTACATGGTATAGTGAATCTGAGATAACTCAGGGAGCACGATCAAGATCACAAAACCAGCAACGGGATCATGATTCTAAAAGACCTAAACTTTCCTGCACAAACTGTACATCTACCTCAGTTGGGAGAAATATTGGACATGGTTTAAATGCAGTGTCAG attcttcATGGAGACATAATCAGGTTCCCAGATCTTCATCAATGGTACTTGGATCATTTGGAACTGActtaatgagagagagaagagatttaGAGAGAAGAGCAGATTCTTCTATTAGTAATCTTATGGATTATAGTCACCGAAGTGGTGATTTCACAGCTTCGTCCT atGTTCAAGACAGAGTTCCTTCTTCATATTCACAGGGAGCAAGACCAAAAGATCACTCCGTGAGCACTTTACAGTTGAATACATCATCTACAAACCACCAAATGCCTTCTGAACATCAGACCATACCATGTTCTAGGGACTCTAGTAGAAATTCTCTGAGATCAAATTTTTCTCCAAGAGAATTGGAATCTCCCCAAAGCAGTGCACAGCCTGgattttcttatatttcaaatAGAGATGAAACCTCAACCATAAGCAGTTCAGATAGGGTTGGTTCATCTCAAAGATCATTTCAAGAATCTTCTGACAATGAAGGTAGACGTTCAACCAGGAGATTGCTGTCGCGTATAGCTTCTAGTATGTCATCTACCTTTTTTTCACGAAGATCTAGCCAGGATTCCTTGAATACAAGATCGTTGAGTTCTGAAAATTCCTATGTGTCTCCAAGAATCTTGACAGCTTCACAGTCTCGTAGCAATGCAGCATCATCTTCTGATGTCCCCGATAATAGGGCATCTGAAGCTTCTCAGGGATTTCGATTTCTTAGGCGAAGATGGGGTTTGTCTTCTCTTAGCCAAAATCATAGCTCTGAGccagattcagaaaattttaacCAGGAATCTGAAGGTAGAAATACAGGACCATGGTTATCTTCCTCACTTAGAAATAGATGCACACCTTTGTTCTCTAGAAGGAGACGAGAGGGACGAGATGAATCTTCAAGGATACCTACCTCTGATATACCACCTAGATCTCATCATATGTTTAGAAGAGAATCAAATGAAGTGGTTCACCTTGAAGCACAGAGTGATCCTGTTGGGGCTACTGCCAGCAGATCACAGGCATCTACGGCTTCGAGTAATGCTGGTACTGGTGGCTCCACGTCAGATTCAGCCCACAGTGGAAGAAATACAGGAATAACAGGGATCCTTCCTGGTTCCTTATTTCGATTTGCAGTCCCCCCAGCACTTGGAAATAATTTAACCGACAATGTCATGATCACTGTAGATATTATTCCTTCAGGTTGGAGTTCATCTGATGGAAAAAGTGATAAAACTAAAAGTGCACCTTCAAGAGACCCAGAGAGActgcagaaaataaaagagag CCTCCTTTTAGAGGattctgaagaagaagaaggtgactTATGTAGAATTTGTCAGATGGCAGCTGCATCATCATCTAACTTGTTGATAGAGCCATGCAAGTGCACAGGAAGTTTGCAGTATGTCCACCAAGAGTGTATGAAAAAGTGGTTACAGGCCAAAATTAACTCCG